A genomic segment from Lignipirellula cremea encodes:
- a CDS encoding class II fumarate hydratase — translation MSDTRVESDSMGDIQVPAQAYYGAQTQRAKENFPISGWPLPKPLIHAMGLVKYAAAIANRDLGKLTGSGKNPLSDKQVESLLSACREVHAGNYDDEFPIDVFQTGSGTSSNMNVNEVISNRAIEIDGGDRFAATKTIHPNDHVNMGQSTNDTFPTAIHVAVGVEIKNRLLPALDRFQKALAKKASDWDKIIKIGRTHLMDATPLRLGQEIGGFARQLELSMQRAEQAIDAVLELPVGGTAVGTGINTHPEFGHRVSEVLAEETGLKFIEAVNHFEGNAQRDGLVACHGALRTIASTLFNVANNIRWLGSGPRCGFFEVQLPSRQPGSSIMPGKVNPVMSESMMQVAARVMGNDQVITISGASGGQFQLNIMMPVMGQTTLESIELMAASCEAFVEFCVEEMEVNQEVCEKAVEQSLSMVTSLNPHIGYDKASKLAKQAFESGKTIRELCREEGVLPDATLTEALDPWSMTEPHE, via the coding sequence ATGAGCGACACTCGGGTTGAATCCGATTCGATGGGCGATATTCAGGTGCCGGCCCAGGCCTATTACGGCGCCCAGACCCAGCGAGCCAAAGAGAATTTCCCCATTTCTGGCTGGCCGCTCCCCAAACCGCTGATTCACGCGATGGGACTGGTCAAGTACGCTGCGGCGATCGCCAATCGCGACCTGGGGAAACTGACCGGTTCCGGCAAGAATCCGCTGTCCGACAAGCAGGTGGAATCGCTGCTGTCCGCCTGTCGCGAAGTCCATGCGGGCAATTACGACGACGAGTTTCCGATCGATGTTTTCCAGACCGGGTCTGGCACGTCCAGCAATATGAATGTGAACGAGGTCATCTCCAACCGGGCGATCGAGATCGACGGCGGCGATCGTTTTGCGGCGACCAAAACGATTCACCCCAACGACCACGTCAACATGGGGCAGAGCACCAACGACACGTTCCCGACCGCGATCCATGTCGCGGTTGGCGTGGAGATCAAGAATCGGCTGTTGCCGGCCCTGGATCGTTTCCAGAAAGCTCTGGCAAAGAAAGCGTCCGACTGGGACAAAATCATCAAGATCGGCCGCACGCACCTGATGGACGCCACCCCGTTGCGGCTGGGACAAGAGATCGGCGGTTTCGCCCGACAGTTGGAGCTGTCGATGCAACGGGCCGAACAGGCGATCGACGCCGTGCTGGAGCTGCCCGTCGGCGGCACGGCCGTGGGCACCGGCATCAATACGCACCCGGAATTCGGCCATCGCGTCAGCGAGGTGCTGGCGGAAGAGACGGGCCTGAAGTTTATTGAAGCGGTCAACCACTTCGAGGGGAACGCCCAGCGCGACGGGCTGGTCGCCTGCCATGGCGCTCTGCGGACGATCGCCTCTACGCTGTTCAACGTGGCGAACAACATTCGCTGGCTCGGCTCCGGGCCGCGCTGCGGTTTCTTTGAAGTGCAGCTGCCCAGCCGCCAGCCCGGCAGTTCGATCATGCCGGGCAAAGTGAACCCGGTCATGTCGGAAAGCATGATGCAGGTCGCCGCCCGGGTGATGGGGAACGACCAGGTCATCACCATCAGCGGCGCCTCCGGCGGCCAGTTCCAGCTGAACATTATGATGCCTGTGATGGGACAGACGACGCTGGAAAGCATCGAGCTGATGGCGGCCTCCTGCGAGGCGTTCGTCGAATTCTGCGTCGAGGAAATGGAAGTCAACCAGGAAGTGTGCGAAAAGGCCGTCGAGCAAAGCCTGTCGATGGTAACGAGCCTGAATCCCCACATCGGCTACGACAAAGCGTCCAAGCTGGCCAAGCAGGCGTTCGAGTCCGGCAAAACGATCCGCGAGCTGTGCCGCGAAGAAGGCGTCCTGCCCGACGCCACGTTGACCGAAGCGCTGGACCCCTGGTCGATGACGGAACCGCACGAATAA
- a CDS encoding bile acid:sodium symporter family protein: protein MESPSDEPALRPAIWSRGVDFLIQRWFLIGLACVLALGVTQSARLEPLLAAGWFRNLVVFCVLFCMALPLEASAMWLAMRRPSAPLLGIAVNFVLLPLFAWVISWGLDSVMAAGLIVAASAPCTLASAVVWTRKAEGNDSVAILITMLTNSACFLVTPFWVKSLTGEAANIDALELMQKLGLLVVLPITVAQLLRIYRPLAAAATRNKTPLSVAAQCGLLTMVLIGAINIGVRLKSDASDFGLQQVLMMVVAVQVVHVTMLFVGYLLARLAGMPRDAQIAVAVAGSQKTLMVGLMVGVQTGITILPMVVYHVSQLLIDTFVVDWWRKRGQQLQQASQRETPAADRAP, encoded by the coding sequence GTGGAATCCCCGTCTGACGAACCTGCCCTTCGCCCCGCGATCTGGTCCCGCGGCGTTGATTTTTTGATCCAGCGCTGGTTCCTGATCGGCCTCGCCTGCGTGCTGGCCCTGGGGGTAACGCAGTCGGCCCGGCTGGAGCCGCTGCTGGCTGCCGGCTGGTTTCGTAATCTGGTTGTGTTCTGTGTGCTGTTCTGCATGGCGTTGCCTCTCGAAGCCAGCGCCATGTGGCTGGCCATGCGGCGGCCTTCGGCCCCGTTGCTGGGCATCGCCGTGAACTTTGTCCTGCTGCCGCTGTTCGCCTGGGTGATCTCCTGGGGGCTGGATAGCGTGATGGCGGCCGGGCTGATCGTGGCGGCGTCCGCTCCCTGCACGCTGGCTTCGGCCGTGGTCTGGACGCGCAAGGCGGAAGGGAACGACTCCGTGGCGATCCTGATCACCATGTTGACCAACTCCGCCTGCTTTCTGGTCACGCCGTTCTGGGTCAAGAGCCTGACCGGGGAAGCAGCTAATATCGACGCCCTGGAACTGATGCAGAAGTTAGGGCTGCTGGTCGTGTTGCCAATTACCGTGGCCCAGTTGCTGCGGATTTATCGTCCGCTGGCGGCGGCCGCCACACGGAACAAAACGCCTTTGAGTGTTGCGGCCCAGTGCGGCCTGTTGACCATGGTGCTGATCGGGGCCATTAACATTGGAGTGCGGCTGAAGTCCGACGCGAGCGACTTTGGCCTGCAGCAGGTGCTGATGATGGTCGTCGCCGTGCAGGTGGTGCATGTGACGATGCTATTCGTCGGCTATCTGCTGGCCCGGCTGGCGGGCATGCCGCGGGACGCCCAGATTGCGGTCGCCGTCGCCGGCAGCCAGAAAACGCTGATGGTGGGGCTAATGGTCGGCGTGCAAACGGGCATCACCATTTTGCCGATGGTCGTCTATCACGTGAGCCAGCTGCTGATCGATACCTTTGTCGTCGACTGGTGGCGCAAACGGGGCCAGCAACTGCAGCAGGCGTCTCAGCGTGAAACGCCTGCCGCGGACCGGGCGCCTTAG
- a CDS encoding ExbD/TolR family protein, with protein sequence MIRTIVPFSLHSRLDPMRAPSQLRSGEFGFNMTPMIDVVFLLIIFFLVSSHLAKREAQLQLPLPEASAGEQPVDDDAARLTINVLEDGGVMIAGRVVTPTELPERLGERLLKSGPDLEVRIRSDRHTPYREVQKVMLACAQSKLWNVKFAVIKKGTGR encoded by the coding sequence ATGATTCGAACAATCGTCCCCTTTTCCCTGCACTCCCGGCTCGACCCTATGAGGGCGCCCAGTCAACTGCGTTCCGGCGAATTCGGCTTCAACATGACGCCGATGATCGATGTCGTATTCTTGCTCATCATCTTCTTCCTGGTCTCCAGCCATCTGGCCAAAAGAGAAGCCCAGCTGCAGCTGCCCCTGCCGGAAGCGTCCGCGGGCGAGCAACCGGTCGACGACGACGCGGCCCGGCTGACGATCAACGTGCTGGAAGACGGCGGCGTCATGATCGCCGGTCGCGTGGTCACGCCAACCGAACTGCCGGAGCGTCTAGGCGAACGGCTCCTCAAAAGCGGCCCCGATCTGGAGGTCCGCATCCGCAGCGACCGCCACACGCCCTACCGCGAGGTGCAAAAGGTGATGCTGGCCTGCGCCCAGAGCAAGCTGTGGAATGTCAAATTCGCCGTGATCAAAAAAGGTACAGGCCGCTAA
- a CDS encoding ExbD/TolR family protein, producing MRRRSIFQRRPELHIEMTPMIDVVFLLLIFFVYAASDAITELVMPSQMSAAQGTAAADPNEPPPPEEDFPEIVVRITAQGTAVAWQVNGETVPTLAAMREILLPIARQKRDAPVIVHPDPEVEFGDVIDIYDLAKIVGFEKISFAAAG from the coding sequence ATGCGCAGGCGCAGCATCTTCCAACGGCGGCCTGAGCTGCACATTGAAATGACGCCGATGATCGACGTCGTTTTTCTGCTGCTGATCTTCTTCGTGTACGCGGCCTCCGACGCCATCACCGAGCTGGTGATGCCCAGCCAGATGTCGGCCGCCCAGGGCACGGCCGCCGCCGATCCGAATGAACCGCCTCCGCCGGAAGAGGACTTCCCCGAGATCGTCGTCCGCATCACGGCCCAGGGAACCGCAGTCGCCTGGCAGGTCAACGGGGAAACGGTCCCCACGCTGGCCGCCATGCGGGAGATATTGCTGCCGATCGCCCGCCAGAAACGGGACGCCCCGGTGATCGTGCATCCGGATCCCGAAGTGGAGTTCGGCGACGTCATCGACATTTACGATCTGGCCAAGATCGTCGGCTTTGAGAAAATCTCCTTCGCCGCGGCCGGCTAG